A stretch of the Chitiniphilus purpureus genome encodes the following:
- a CDS encoding serine/threonine protein kinase has protein sequence MPVPVAESAPHPYAALTPDLVLDALESVGLVVNGSQFPLNSYENRVYQVGVEDAAPVIAKFYRPGRWSDAQILEEHVFSTLLQEREIPVVAPCVIDGQTLFTHGGFRFALFPRRGGRAPELDDAQTLTWLGRFLGRIHAVGAIEPFAHRPALTPESFGTVPRTFVLEHGFIPAELLPAYESVSAQALEGVAYCYQRAGTVAALRLHGDVHGGNMLWTPDGPHFVDLDDARMGPAVQDLWMLLSGEREDRVRQLADVLAGYEDFCGFDARELHLIEALRTLRLMHYAGWLAQRWDDPAFPHAFPWFNTQRYWQEHILALREQVAAMDEAPLWPA, from the coding sequence ATGCCCGTTCCCGTTGCTGAAAGCGCGCCGCACCCCTACGCGGCACTGACCCCCGATCTGGTGCTCGATGCCCTCGAAAGCGTGGGGCTTGTGGTCAACGGCAGCCAATTCCCACTCAACAGCTATGAGAACCGGGTCTACCAGGTGGGGGTGGAGGATGCGGCGCCGGTGATCGCCAAGTTCTATCGCCCCGGGCGCTGGAGCGATGCGCAGATACTGGAGGAGCACGTCTTCTCCACGCTGCTGCAGGAGCGCGAGATTCCGGTGGTGGCACCATGCGTGATCGACGGGCAGACGCTGTTCACCCATGGCGGATTCCGGTTTGCGCTGTTTCCCCGGCGCGGCGGGCGGGCTCCGGAGCTGGACGATGCGCAGACGCTGACCTGGCTGGGGCGTTTTCTCGGGCGCATCCATGCCGTGGGCGCGATCGAACCGTTCGCCCATCGTCCCGCGTTGACACCTGAATCGTTCGGCACCGTGCCGCGCACCTTTGTGCTGGAGCACGGCTTCATCCCCGCCGAACTGCTGCCGGCCTACGAGAGCGTCTCGGCGCAGGCACTCGAGGGCGTGGCCTACTGCTATCAACGCGCGGGCACCGTGGCCGCGCTGCGGCTGCACGGCGATGTGCACGGCGGCAATATGCTGTGGACGCCGGACGGGCCGCACTTCGTCGATCTGGACGACGCACGCATGGGCCCGGCGGTGCAGGACCTGTGGATGCTGCTTTCGGGTGAGCGCGAGGACCGGGTGCGCCAGCTCGCCGATGTGCTGGCCGGCTACGAGGATTTCTGCGGGTTCGATGCGCGCGAACTGCATCTGATCGAGGCACTGCGCACCTTGCGCCTGATGCACTACGCCGGCTGGCTGGCGCAACGCTGGGACGACCCGGCGTTTCCGCACGCATTTCCGTGGTTCAACACGCAGCGCTACTGGCAGGAGCACATCCTGGCACTGCGCGAGCAGGTGGCGGCGATGGACGAGGCGCCGCTGTGGCCGGCCTAG
- the cysB gene encoding HTH-type transcriptional regulator CysB, producing MKLQQLRYLVEVAKQGLNVSEAAEKLHTSQPGISKQIRLLEDELGVQIFIRNGKRVVDVTAPGREILRIAERMLMQAQNLKRIGEEFVNVEGGSLTIATTHTQARYALPETVKAFLERYPKVRLSIKQGSPTQISEMVVEGEADLAVATEGIDHYPELAMLDCYDWNRSVVVPDGHPLTTLERALALEDIAAYPLITYDFAFTGRSKINRAFEQRNLTPNVVLTAIDTDVIKTYVRLGLGIGLIASMAYEPEHDTGLDVIDAGHLFEKSTTHIGIRRDAYLRGYAFDFIQLFAPHLTREVVRQNLLCEAQDADED from the coding sequence ATGAAGCTGCAGCAATTGCGCTACTTGGTCGAAGTGGCCAAGCAGGGGCTGAATGTCTCCGAAGCGGCCGAGAAGCTGCACACCTCGCAACCGGGCATCTCCAAGCAGATCCGCCTTTTGGAGGATGAACTGGGCGTGCAGATCTTCATCCGCAACGGCAAGCGGGTGGTCGATGTGACCGCGCCGGGCCGCGAGATCCTGCGTATCGCCGAGCGCATGCTGATGCAGGCGCAGAACCTCAAGCGCATCGGCGAGGAATTCGTCAACGTCGAGGGCGGCAGCCTCACCATCGCCACCACCCACACCCAGGCACGCTACGCGCTGCCCGAGACGGTGAAGGCCTTCCTGGAGCGTTATCCCAAGGTGCGGCTCTCGATCAAGCAGGGCAGCCCCACCCAGATCAGTGAAATGGTGGTCGAAGGCGAAGCCGATCTTGCCGTCGCCACCGAAGGCATCGACCACTACCCCGAGCTGGCGATGCTTGACTGCTACGACTGGAACCGCTCGGTGGTGGTCCCCGACGGCCATCCACTCACCACGCTCGAACGCGCGCTGGCACTGGAGGACATCGCGGCCTATCCGCTGATCACCTACGATTTTGCCTTCACCGGACGCAGCAAGATCAACCGGGCGTTCGAGCAGCGCAACCTCACACCCAACGTGGTGCTGACCGCCATCGATACCGACGTGATCAAAACCTATGTGCGCCTGGGTCTGGGCATCGGCCTGATCGCCAGCATGGCCTACGAGCCGGAACACGATACCGGGCTCGATGTGATCGATGCCGGGCATCTGTTCGAGAAATCGACCACCCATATCGGCATCCGCCGGGATGCCTACCTGCGCGGTTACGCATTCGACTTCATCCAGCTGTTCGCCCCACACCTGACACGCGAGGTGGTACGGCAGAACCTGCTGTGCGAGGCCCAGGACGCGGACGAGGACTGA
- a CDS encoding phosphoadenylyl-sulfate reductase, giving the protein MDLEQKLAQTLAVLRGIEAEYSPAMFANSFGAEDMVITDLIARHGLDIGVFSLDTGRLPAETYDLMATVRQAYPTTQVVTFFPSAASVEHYVNTHGINAFYESVAMRKECCRIRKLEPLARALAGKKAWITGLRREQSPTRTDMAHQEWDEGNGLAKFNPLLEWTEKEVWAYLRGNNVPYNKLHDQFYPSIGCAPCTRSVALGEDVRAGRWWWENPEFKECGLHAKA; this is encoded by the coding sequence ATGGATCTGGAACAAAAGCTGGCGCAGACGCTGGCGGTGCTGCGCGGCATCGAGGCTGAATACAGCCCGGCGATGTTTGCCAATTCCTTCGGTGCCGAGGATATGGTGATCACCGATCTGATCGCCCGGCACGGCCTTGATATCGGGGTCTTCAGCCTGGATACCGGGCGGCTGCCGGCGGAGACCTATGATTTGATGGCCACGGTACGGCAGGCGTATCCGACCACGCAGGTCGTCACCTTCTTCCCCAGCGCCGCCAGCGTCGAGCACTATGTGAACACGCATGGCATCAACGCCTTCTATGAGTCGGTGGCGATGCGCAAGGAATGCTGCCGCATCCGCAAGCTGGAGCCGCTGGCGCGGGCGCTTGCGGGCAAGAAGGCGTGGATCACCGGACTGCGCCGCGAGCAATCGCCCACCCGCACCGACATGGCGCACCAGGAATGGGACGAAGGCAACGGCCTTGCCAAGTTCAATCCCCTGCTCGAATGGACCGAAAAGGAAGTCTGGGCCTACCTGCGGGGCAACAACGTGCCGTACAACAAGCTGCACGACCAGTTCTATCCATCGATCGGGTGCGCGCCCTGTACCCGCTCGGTGGCGCTGGGCGAGGACGTGCGCGCCGGCCGCTGGTGGTGGGAGAACCCCGAATTCAAGGAGTGTGGCCTGCACGCCAAGGCATAG
- a CDS encoding sulfite exporter TauE/SafE family protein, translated as MELGYIVAGLAVGFIVGVTGVGGGSLMTPILLFFGVNPATAVGTDLLYAAITKAGGVVVHQRQRNIDWKISAWLAAGSVPAALATVWALHGLRADTEAINTVIKHALGIALLVTAAAIVCKQRLLAFAQRHIPVGETLYGGRRRLWATVATGVLLGVIVTLSSIGAGAIGTIALFLLFPLLPTARLVGTEIAHAVPLTLVAGLGHAGLGNIDWGLLTNLLIGSLPGIYLGSHLTGRLPDRVLRPVLAGMLALVGAKLVF; from the coding sequence ATGGAACTCGGATATATCGTCGCCGGCCTCGCGGTCGGCTTCATCGTCGGCGTGACCGGCGTCGGCGGCGGCTCGCTGATGACGCCCATCCTGCTGTTCTTCGGCGTCAATCCGGCGACCGCGGTCGGCACCGATCTGCTCTATGCCGCCATCACCAAGGCCGGTGGCGTGGTAGTGCACCAGCGGCAGCGCAATATCGATTGGAAGATCAGCGCCTGGCTCGCCGCGGGCAGCGTGCCGGCGGCGCTTGCCACTGTGTGGGCGCTGCACGGGCTGCGTGCCGATACCGAGGCGATCAATACCGTGATCAAGCACGCATTGGGGATCGCCCTGCTGGTGACCGCGGCCGCCATCGTGTGCAAGCAGCGGCTGCTGGCCTTTGCCCAGCGCCATATCCCGGTCGGCGAGACCCTGTACGGTGGCCGGCGCCGGCTGTGGGCCACGGTGGCCACCGGCGTGTTGCTGGGGGTCATCGTCACCCTGTCGTCGATCGGCGCCGGCGCCATCGGTACCATCGCGCTGTTCCTGCTGTTTCCGCTGCTGCCGACGGCGCGCCTGGTCGGCACCGAGATCGCCCACGCGGTGCCGCTGACGCTGGTGGCGGGCCTGGGCCACGCGGGGTTGGGCAATATCGATTGGGGCCTGCTAACCAACCTGCTGATCGGCTCGCTTCCGGGGATCTATCTTGGCAGCCACCTGACCGGCCGCCTGCCTGACCGGGTGTTGCGCCCGGTGCTGGCCGGCATGCTGGCGCTGGTGGGGGCCAAACTTGTGTTTTGA
- a CDS encoding EAL domain-containing response regulator — protein sequence MNSTPDEELILVDDTGGSAPRHAASWPVLVIDDDEEVHAATRFALAEQPIFGRPLALVHAESAAKARAILAERRDFAVILLDVVMETGDAGLKLVEHIRKTLGMHECRIILRTGQPGYAPELTVFNDYDINDYRTKAELTRTRLITAITAALRSYEQLRTIAENRRGLELIVNGVTHLMEQHALTQFAEGVLTQITALLKLPLDGIVCAQKGSPFDEGDRERLYIVGAAGRLAPLITAPLDTLHEPGIRQAIEQTITSGLHQFGSGYTTLYLRGAEQEGAVFIDTGHALSEADRQLVEVFAANISACFSNLNYMEKLNFAAYHDALTHLSNRSNFIVQLEQALREERGPLVTVLVDIDHFADINDGLGHDVGNELLVAVAARLESAFYGQCRLARIGADVFGLLGDEVLLAPEAMQALFAAPFDVGEHLLPVNVKLGYCRLADGGGNGFMLLKRANIALNRAKKSLSADFDYFSGDMEEHTRWRLDLIRQLKHDFHAEKLVVWYQPQVAIYSGDVVGVEALLRWPDGDGFVQPPSVFVPLAEYSGLIVEIGEWVLSQACHAYRELAQLQESRIRIAVNISMPQFRAGNLTERVAALLGSQRVPPSALELEITESVAMDEPKTVIAALEGLRALGVSIAIDDFGTGYSSLAQLRALPIDRLKIDRAFIDEIRDGRGGLFAETIISLGQKLGLRLTAEGVETPEQAGFLRALGCSEAQGYFYARPMPLSELKVWLAARQRV from the coding sequence ATGAATTCCACTCCTGACGAAGAACTCATCCTGGTCGACGACACGGGCGGCTCGGCGCCGCGCCATGCGGCAAGCTGGCCGGTGCTGGTGATCGACGACGATGAGGAAGTGCATGCGGCGACGCGCTTTGCGCTGGCTGAGCAGCCCATCTTCGGCCGGCCGCTCGCGCTGGTCCATGCCGAGTCGGCCGCAAAGGCACGCGCGATCCTCGCCGAGCGGCGCGATTTCGCCGTCATCCTGCTCGATGTGGTGATGGAGACCGGTGACGCCGGCCTCAAGCTGGTCGAGCACATCCGCAAGACGCTCGGCATGCACGAGTGCCGCATCATCCTGCGCACCGGCCAGCCGGGATACGCGCCGGAACTGACGGTCTTCAACGACTATGACATCAACGACTACCGCACCAAGGCCGAGCTGACCCGCACCCGGCTGATCACCGCCATCACCGCGGCGCTGCGTTCCTACGAGCAACTGCGCACCATCGCCGAGAACCGGCGCGGGCTGGAGCTGATCGTCAACGGCGTGACGCATCTGATGGAACAACACGCGCTGACGCAGTTTGCCGAAGGGGTGCTCACCCAGATCACCGCGCTGCTCAAGCTGCCACTTGACGGCATTGTCTGCGCGCAGAAGGGCTCGCCGTTCGACGAGGGCGACCGGGAACGCCTTTACATCGTCGGTGCCGCCGGCCGCCTGGCCCCGTTGATCACCGCCCCGCTCGATACGCTGCACGAACCGGGCATCCGGCAGGCGATCGAGCAGACCATCACCAGCGGCTTGCATCAGTTCGGCAGCGGCTACACCACGCTCTATCTGCGCGGTGCCGAACAGGAAGGCGCAGTGTTCATCGACACCGGCCACGCGCTGTCCGAAGCCGACCGGCAGCTGGTCGAGGTGTTCGCAGCCAACATCTCGGCGTGCTTCAGCAACCTCAACTACATGGAGAAGCTCAACTTCGCCGCGTATCACGACGCGCTCACCCATCTGTCCAACCGCAGCAACTTCATCGTGCAGCTGGAGCAGGCGCTGCGCGAGGAGCGCGGCCCGCTGGTGACGGTGCTGGTCGATATCGACCACTTTGCCGATATCAACGACGGGCTCGGCCATGACGTGGGCAACGAGCTGCTGGTGGCCGTGGCGGCGCGGCTGGAGTCCGCGTTCTACGGCCAATGCCGGCTGGCGCGCATCGGCGCCGATGTGTTCGGCCTGCTCGGCGACGAGGTGCTGCTCGCGCCCGAGGCGATGCAGGCCCTGTTCGCCGCGCCATTCGACGTGGGCGAGCACCTACTGCCGGTCAATGTGAAACTCGGGTATTGCCGCCTTGCCGACGGTGGCGGCAACGGTTTCATGCTGCTCAAACGCGCCAATATCGCGCTCAACCGCGCCAAGAAAAGCCTGTCGGCCGACTTCGACTACTTCAGTGGCGACATGGAGGAACACACGCGCTGGCGGCTCGACCTGATCCGGCAGCTCAAGCATGACTTCCACGCCGAAAAGCTGGTGGTGTGGTACCAGCCGCAGGTGGCCATCTACAGCGGCGACGTGGTCGGGGTGGAGGCGCTGCTACGCTGGCCGGACGGTGATGGCTTCGTACAACCGCCTTCGGTGTTCGTGCCGCTCGCCGAATACTCCGGCCTGATCGTGGAAATCGGTGAATGGGTGCTCAGCCAGGCCTGCCACGCCTACCGCGAGCTGGCGCAGCTGCAGGAAAGCCGCATCCGCATCGCGGTCAACATCAGCATGCCGCAGTTTCGCGCCGGCAATCTGACCGAGCGCGTCGCCGCACTGCTGGGCAGTCAGCGCGTGCCGCCTTCGGCGCTGGAGCTGGAGATCACCGAGAGCGTGGCGATGGACGAGCCCAAGACCGTGATCGCCGCACTCGAAGGGCTGCGCGCGCTCGGCGTGAGCATCGCCATCGACGACTTCGGTACCGGCTATTCGTCGCTGGCGCAGTTGCGTGCGCTGCCGATCGACCGGCTGAAGATCGACCGTGCTTTCATCGACGAGATCCGCGACGGCCGGGGCGGGCTGTTCGCCGAAACCATCATCTCGCTGGGACAGAAGCTGGGATTGCGCCTGACCGCCGAAGGCGTGGAGACGCCGGAGCAGGCAGGCTTCCTGCGCGCGCTCGGCTGCAGCGAGGCGCAAGGCTATTTCTACGCGCGCCCGATGCCGCTGTCCGAACTGAAGGTCTGGCTCGCCGCACGCCAGCGCGTCTGA
- the argS gene encoding arginine--tRNA ligase encodes MTVHALLSARVAAALAAAGAVDAPPVVQLSSKPEFGDYQANGVMGAAKALKLNPRELAAKVVAALQLDGIASKVEIAGPGFINITLADGFLAETVARQQADVQLGAGAHPAQKVVIDYSSPNLAKEMHVGHLRSTIIGDALARVLAFQGHQVLRQNHVGDWGTQFGMLTAYLVQTEQAGRDELALDDLEAFYRAAKQRFDEDAAFADQARDYVVKLQGGDVRVRALWQRFLDVSLAHCEAVYARLGVQLTRDDVMGESAYNDDLPRVVEDLRAQGLLTEDQGAQVVFLDEFRNKEGEAQAYIIQKQDGGYLYSTSDLAALRHRAGRLAADRLLYVVDARQGLHFQQLFTLGRKAAFIPEAVATEHVAFGTMMGEDGKPFKTRSGGTVKLVELLDEAERRAFDLVSGKNPDLAEEKRRSIARAVGIGAVKYADLSKHRTSDYIFDWNTMLSFEGNTAPYLQYAYTRLASIFRAAGPFERHARLMLTEPAEHALALQLAQFPDLIAQVAAETCPHFLCAYLYQLATKFSRFYEACPVLKAEGEARASRLALCAAAANTLKTGLDLLGIGVLEEM; translated from the coding sequence ATGACTGTTCATGCGCTTCTTTCCGCCCGTGTTGCCGCTGCCCTGGCTGCTGCCGGCGCGGTGGATGCTCCGCCCGTGGTGCAGCTTTCGTCCAAGCCGGAGTTCGGGGATTACCAGGCCAACGGGGTGATGGGCGCGGCCAAGGCGCTCAAGCTCAATCCGCGCGAGCTGGCGGCCAAGGTGGTGGCGGCGCTGCAGCTCGATGGCATTGCCAGCAAGGTCGAGATCGCCGGGCCCGGGTTTATCAATATCACGCTGGCCGATGGCTTCCTGGCCGAAACGGTGGCGCGCCAACAGGCCGATGTGCAGCTGGGCGCGGGGGCGCATCCGGCGCAGAAGGTGGTGATCGATTATTCGTCGCCCAACCTTGCCAAGGAAATGCATGTGGGCCATCTACGCTCGACCATCATCGGCGATGCATTGGCGCGGGTGCTGGCGTTCCAGGGGCATCAGGTGCTGCGGCAGAACCATGTGGGCGACTGGGGCACGCAGTTCGGCATGCTCACAGCCTATCTGGTGCAGACCGAACAGGCCGGCCGCGACGAGCTGGCGCTGGATGATCTGGAAGCCTTCTACCGCGCGGCCAAGCAGCGTTTCGACGAGGACGCGGCCTTTGCCGACCAGGCACGCGACTACGTGGTCAAGCTGCAGGGGGGCGATGTGCGCGTGCGGGCGTTGTGGCAGCGCTTCCTGGACGTGTCGCTTGCCCACTGTGAGGCGGTGTACGCGCGCCTGGGCGTGCAGCTCACGCGCGACGATGTGATGGGCGAGTCGGCGTACAACGACGATCTGCCGCGTGTGGTCGAGGATCTGCGCGCGCAGGGGCTGTTGACCGAGGATCAGGGCGCGCAGGTGGTGTTCCTCGACGAATTCAGGAACAAGGAAGGCGAGGCGCAGGCGTACATCATCCAGAAGCAGGATGGCGGTTATCTGTATTCGACGAGCGATCTGGCCGCGCTGCGCCACCGCGCCGGCAGGCTCGCTGCCGACCGCCTGCTGTATGTGGTCGATGCGCGTCAGGGCCTGCACTTCCAGCAACTGTTTACGCTGGGACGCAAGGCCGCCTTCATCCCGGAGGCGGTCGCCACCGAGCATGTCGCGTTCGGCACCATGATGGGCGAGGACGGCAAGCCGTTCAAAACCCGCTCCGGCGGCACGGTGAAGCTGGTGGAACTGCTGGACGAGGCCGAGCGCCGCGCATTCGATCTGGTCAGCGGGAAGAACCCCGATCTTGCCGAGGAGAAGCGCCGCAGCATCGCCCGTGCCGTCGGCATCGGCGCGGTGAAGTACGCCGATCTTTCCAAGCATCGCACCAGTGACTACATCTTCGACTGGAACACCATGCTGTCCTTCGAGGGCAACACGGCGCCCTATCTGCAGTACGCCTATACCCGGCTGGCCAGCATCTTCCGCGCCGCCGGCCCTTTCGAGCGTCACGCCAGACTCATGCTGACCGAACCGGCCGAGCACGCGCTGGCGCTGCAGCTGGCGCAGTTCCCGGATCTGATCGCCCAGGTGGCGGCGGAGACCTGCCCGCACTTTCTTTGTGCCTATCTTTACCAGCTGGCAACGAAGTTCAGCCGCTTCTACGAAGCGTGCCCGGTGCTCAAGGCCGAAGGCGAAGCGCGCGCCAGTCGTCTGGCGCTGTGCGCCGCCGCGGCCAATACACTGAAGACGGGCCTGGATCTGCTGGGCATCGGGGTGCTGGAGGAGATGTGA